One segment of Castanea sativa cultivar Marrone di Chiusa Pesio chromosome 3, ASM4071231v1 DNA contains the following:
- the LOC142629624 gene encoding uncharacterized protein LOC142629624, with the protein MSMVRTHTQCQGGCVSFRSFSPSHSISQRTHSSASSSSDDATNGTHTWIGKGLTCVCFKRKGNYERICINLTPLQEERLKRLKHRMQVYFDASRPDHQAALRALWSATYPGQELHGLISDQWKEMGWQGRDPSTDFRGAGFISLENLLFFAKTFSTSFQRLLNKQGGNRAAWEYPFAVAGVNITFMIMQMLDLHASKPRTFVRAVFLQMLSENEWAFDLLYCVAFLVMDKQWLERNATYMEFNDVLKSTRVQLERELLMDGVLRIEDMPSCSLLC; encoded by the exons ATGAGTATGGTTAGGACTCACACTCAGTGTCAGGGAGGCTGCGTTTCCTTCCGTTCTTTTTCTCCTTCACACTCAATATCCCAACGCACTCACTCTTCGGCTTCCTCTTCATCAG ATGATGCAACTAATGGGACACATACATGGATTGGAAAGGGCCTCACTTGTGTTTGCTTCAAGAGAAAGGGAAATTATGAGCGAATCTGCATTAACTTGACACCTCTACAG GAAGAAAGACTGAAAAGATTGAAGCACAGAATGCAAGTTTACTTTGATGCTTCCAGGCCAGATCACCAG GCAGCTTTGAGAGCTCTATGGTCTGCTACATACCCTGGTCAGGAGCTCCATGGCCTGATATCGGATCAATGGAAAGAAATGGGATGGCAGGGAAGAGATCCTTCCACTGATTTCAG AGGAGCTGGATTCATTTCGTTGGAGAATTTATTGTTCTTTGCGAAGACATTTTCC ACATCTTTTCAGCGTCTACTGAACAAGCAGGGAGGAAATCGAGCTGCTTGGGAATATCCATTTGCCGTTGCTGGTGTAAATATCACCTTCATGATCATGCAAATGCTTGACCTTCATGCAT CAAAACCCAGGACTTTTGTCAGAGCAGTTTTCTTGCAAATGTTGTCAG AAAATGAGTGGGCATTTGACTTGCTTTATTGTGTGGCTTTCTTGGTAATGGACAAGCAATGGCTCGAGAGAAATGCAACATACATGGAGTTTAAT GATGTTCTAAAATCTACTCGGGTTCAGCTTGAAAGGGAACTTCTAATGGATGGTGTACTAAGGATAGAAGACATGCCTTCTTGTAGCCTTCTTTGTTAA